The sequence below is a genomic window from Coffea arabica cultivar ET-39 chromosome 8e, Coffea Arabica ET-39 HiFi, whole genome shotgun sequence.
GAATTTGGGTTAAGCCAGAATAAGGCTCAAAACCTGAATATTTTGTGAACTGAGTGTGATCAGCGCATTAATTAACTCGAATCTCACGACCCGAAACCTTaaagtattacaaattaaatgCGTTGAGTCTAAGTTTACGAAAACTCGGCTCAAATGGCCCGATTGACAGGTCTAAACAAAATGTCCTAGGCTTTTactgtgccaattgagaaaattttcctctttttttatttattttcagaAGAATGGAATTTTTATAGGCAAAGTTTAAATGGTAAATAATAGGGGTACATGGTCATAAGACAGTAAGATCATAaataaatcttttttatttttttaatgagtAAGATCATGAGTAAGTTAGAGAGGTTTTTTTAATTACTAATTTgtaggggaaaaaagaaaaaggtttgCTTATGTGATGATATGTTTCTCACTTTTTCTTCTATGATGAGTTAGAACTTAGTAAGTAATTTTATAATCTCATAGTTATTAAAATCCATTTTATTGCCCATCCTAACAAaacatttaattttaaaaaaaaaaaaaaaaaaaaaaacaagaggctGGTTTATATGCATGGAAATACTCTTACCAAATACACTTAAAGGGATTCAAGAACAGATATGATAATTCATGATAAGTTTAAATGTTCTAAAATACATACATTCATAAACGATACGGATCATTATGGGTGTTCTTTTTAGAACAAAAAATAGTGATATATCTTTTCAAAAGAGTTATGAATGGAAAACATTGCATTATTCACCAAGACGTGAAAATATCAGTAGCAGAGTATTTCCGCAATTTAAAACAAAAGGACGGGGGAAGGATTAGGTAATAACCATTTTCCAGGGGTTAAAATTCGGCTGAAAAGTCGAGTGCCACAAAACCAATTCTGGCTAAAAATGTGAAGTCCATAATTTTTGCAAATTAAGGTAACAAAGCAAAGAGTGAGATAAATGCATATACGCAGGTCAGGTCGGGCTTCAGTAAGCGTTGGGGTAGGAGTCCAATACGAAGTTCCTCCTACCACTCGCACAAATCCCATCTACATGATCGACCACCATAATCAACAGTGGATTTTCAATCTTCATTCATCCGGCTTGAATTGAATAATTCTCTCATCAAATTTGTCGAAATTACACAACCCTCTGCCTTAGCTTTTAATTGTTCTCATAAGATGGAAGACAAGTCATTGCAGCGAGGAGCTGATGACAGACATCAAGAAGGCCAGCTTTTACTTCATACATATTCATAGTTACATGAAAAAACAACCCAGAATAGTCCAACAGCAGAACTGTCCCCTCAACCAGTAGGCTCCAGATACACAGAGACCAATTAATCTGATACTAAAATCCATCAAGTGCCTTATAATTTATCCAATATGCACATCTGTTCCTATGTATGCAAACAATAATCCTAGCTATACCCTTTGAAATAGTAACTCAGTCAGCTATCTAATGAAATCTCGTCCATATTACAACCATTCAACATAAAACACCAAATACTCTGCTCTTATCAGCAACAGGAATTGCATAGCCATCAGCTTGAGCTGTTATCCTCTTCAACCCCTCCATCAGTACAGTATTCAGAGTGAGCATCACCTTCAGCCCTAGTTTTATCAACCAGTCCACCACCACAAGCCATAACAAAAGGACAATTATCAAATCTTGTACAGTAGGAAATATTcccagttttcttttttttaaaaaaaaaagagaggacatCAAACTGACAAAACGTATCTAGGGTTATGGGCAGGCAACAGTCATTTTCTGTACAAGTTTGTTACCACCCATACAAAAAATTTACTAAAAAGATGTTCGCTAATGATTCATATAATAGGTCAACACTATAATACAACGTTACAACAGTTAACTCCTAGTTCCAGGAATTACAAAATAAGTAGTAACTCCATAGCAAAGCCATTTTGTGCAAAAAGAACAATTCTAACCCGGGACATTTTCAGTCTCATCATTGGGCTAACTACAGCAGTCTTTTCTTAGAAAAAGCAGTTATCGTCTTGGGGATCTGTGACGAGGCCTCTTCTTTGAACTGCTGCCCAACTTCCTGCAAATTGTGTGCCCTACATTATAAACACATCTGCCTTGCAAAGTGACCATTTATGGAAAATGTAAATAGCCTTACACATCATCAAAACGTGCAGCTTTAACTGATGATTTTTGAATGTTGGAGGCTGGCACAGCACCCTGTCAGATAAAGCATCATTGCACATGGGTCAGTTTGAAATCATAGtatgcaaaaataaagaaaagtcaaacaagAGCAGATCAATACAACTGCACAAATTAGGCGGGGGAGTCTGTCAGTTCAAAGAATTCTCAGCCCATACACTCAGCAATTTTGATTTTACTATTCCATACTTCTCCAACTATACACTAGAACATTCAATTGCAAGTTCCAACCAGATATATCATTTACTCGTACTTGTATCATATATCTTCACTGGCGAAAGAGTCTTTTGAGGAAACAAATCTCCGATATCCTAAAATAGAACATCAGCATGGCTTTAGCAacattcatgattttaattGCTTGTAATAAACCAATGTGCTCATGTCAGGATTCATATGCAGCCCAATCATGTCCTTTAGGAAAGAAGGTTCCAAGAAGACAGGAGTTCACATAAGCCTGGTCTAATTAAAACTTTGTCGATCTTTCAAACCGTAGTAACTCACACAATATATTCATCATCTCATTCTCTACTATATACTTAAATGTTGCGGTACACAGACTACTAACCGactggtatagtttcttgttGTGTCTGCTATGAGCTTCAAGGTACTCTTCATATGTCTACACAATGagataaccaaaaaaaaaaaaaaagtatcaggaaaacaatctaaaatgaaaaggCACACCAACTGTAATATCATGAATATTCAGGAAGAGTATAGCAAccaccaaaatgcaatgcacaaGAAACAAGGAACAATAATAACAGGAGTGCGACAACATTTAAAAGAAACCATTGCAAAGCAACATCTTTACAGGGTATTATCTTGTTATCTAATCTTTACTTAatctttgcttttgttttatattgggaggaaaaaaattttgggatacttcattttttctttccttgggAAGGTGGGGGTGGGGGTAGGGGGTTAAGGGGCTTGGTGAGGAGCTAATGGTGTAAAGAGAGGAAACTGTAGCTTAAGCAAATTATGATGATCAATAAGCTAAAAGAATATCAGCCATCAGGTAACCAAAATCATTACAATCTCAGCTTTCTTAGAGAAACATATGGACAAGATGCTAACATACCAATAGCAAATTACAGTTGATTAGCTACAAAAAACATGGTTTAGGTACCTAGAAGTATTCCATACAAGTTCACGGAACAGATTCAGAATATTGGATACAGAATGTTAGACAATATAACACAATACACTCTAGCCAAGAAACTAAGACAAGACAATGCCTCTATTCATTTTTTCCCCGCTTATTCATCTCACAGCTGAAAAAGCAAGAGCAGCTATTGAGAACCACGATTTTGTGTCACTATTAATGTTCCAGAAGTACCCCTTGTCCTAATGTTACTTAAATTCAAAAGGGTAAAGCACCCATTCTCAAGGGAATTAAATTATTTCAACAAGGATTATATGCTATAGCAGTACTTTTCCCAAATTAGTAATTTAAATTTCAGTAACAAAACCATACCATTTCCAGGAGATCATCTTCAGTCAAACTACTAGCAAGGGGGCTCCTTTCAGTTGACTTTCCCCAACCAATAAACTGAGCAGATGTATCACTGTCAGAGCGTACATTCCCATGGCTTCCAGCTGCAAAAGGTCATGGTGAAAATGTAAGCATTATTCTTCTCAGAAGGAAGAACGAGAATCTCGAAATATACCACTTGGTCTCTGATATCCTTGGTCAAATCTACTAGCTTCAGCTTGATGGTGGTAGACTAATGAGGGATAAAGTGTGGGTGCCATATGCACTGAAGGCACAAAGTCTTCAAATCTTAATGAACCAGAAGGCTCCACACAAGGCCTCCTCAAAGGAAGATCAACCTTGGAGAATTCAACCCTGCATCACCTTGGTACAGCATATAAACTTGCTAACAAGTAATCTGCAGTATGCTCATATTCtaaattgaaaaaatgttaACCTTTTCAAACTGACATCCACATCATCCTTCCCGTCAAGAAGCTCACAAAGGGCTTCACCAATATCCTGAGGTAACTCCTAGAAGATCACATGAATCAGAATCGCCTATCCAAAAGATCTCCCAATTGACCAAAGGACAGGCAGTTTTACACACTAAAATTAGATGGGCATTAAGTAGAAGAAACTATAACTCATACCTGGCAATCTCTACTAATTTTAACAGGCTTATATTGATTCAATGGATTTTTTAGATGCAGAGTCTTTTGAAAAGGCAAATCATGTAACTGCAGCCATTTGACTTTAAAAGTGCGACCCCAAGGATTATTTCCACCAGTTCCTTGGCTCCAAACATTGTCTCGTCTCCAACCAATGGAAGACATCATTTGGGCATACCCTTGGAAGAACCCACTCATGTTGACACTGAAAATTAAAATTACTTTTCCAGAGTTCTGCAAAATGAGTACAATCCTCCTTTaaagaaaagtaagaaaatctTCATGAAATGTTCCAATAAACTGAAAGGAATCCTTACACGAAAGGCTTCTTCAAGAATAGGCTCATTCATGACTTGAGTAGCCCAAATTCCCTTCTCAATTGACAACTCAATATTTTGGTGGTTCAAACTCTTGATAATGAAGTATCTTGTATTGCatggtttaccctttttagtttCACTACAATTTTGACGCTGTTCATAAGAGTGAACTTGCTCGTCTGCTCCAATTTGACAGCCATCCTCATTGGATCTATAGCTATGGCTCTCTGACAAAACTATTACAACTTTATTCATTTGAATGGCTAATGCAAAGCAACAAAGGTATGAATTGTTTTATCCATAGCCCCAGTGTAACAGATAAATAAACTTCATCAGGAGCAGCGGACTTTAGTAACCACATCCATTATAGTCACCAACTATGTGCAACTTGACATATCACATATTTACATTTACCAATCTTCCCTGTAAAGGAAAAATCTAGGAATAATGTATTCGAGCAAAGGAAATAAAAGAGCCTGACAAAACCAATCTTGTAATGAACCAttcaattttaacaaataattgaggtttttctcaaacaaacaaaactctAAAGAATTTTTCTTCCCCTAAACATAAATGCATGTTTCATAAACTCAATAACATGTTCCATGTCAAATATTTTCAGCCCAAAAATGCTAATTTCCTATCGTGCTTTCATGTCGTATCAGAAATTCATCACTCAACCTAAACATGGTCTTAGGAGATAGGAGCCAAAGTAActtacaaaagtattcaaatccATGCTGGAGGTTGCTAGGCCTATTTTCTCGCACTTAATTAAATTGGGGATTTTGTATAAGGTTCTCACTCATTACTCAAACCTGGGTTCCAGAAAGGAGTGAAAAGTAGCAATTCacattaagaaaaacaaaaccctCAATCAGAAAACGTGCCAAATCCACCTAAAGTCTCAATAGGAGGACCCAATTTGGATAACAGAAATTCATCAACAGGTCAGAGATTTCTGAAGTAAAAGACAAACCTTGAAAACAGACACATTTTAGCATATGCAATAATCTAATGCATCTCAGGAAAAAATaggtgaaaagaaaaagaaattacaGAGGGAAAAAGAGAATGACAGGGAAACAAAGTTTTCCATTATAAGCATATTACATGTGAATCAACTAATCTAAGAATACCCATTTTTGCCTTTTTATGGTAAGGGGGGTAATGTTTGGTCTAGGATACTTTGCAAACTCCAACTGACAAAACATGCACATAATCATGAAAAGTCAGAACTCAGATGCAGCACAATCATCTAACATAATGCTGCTGACATGTAAATTATTAGAATTATTTGTACCTGGACCATCCAGATTCCTGTCATTTTTCCATTCAGTCACTGATGAATCAACTACAGATGCGTTTTCTTTGGCAGTATCAGATGACATGTCTTGTTGACCACCTATACGATCAGGTATCAGATGAAGGGAAACTGAATTTAATATCAAGGAATATCATTATGGAGCCAGAAGCTAGAAAATAACcacaagaaattttcaaaaatcaacCAACAAAACATATCATGGAAAGAACCCAAGTAAACACATCCTTTCTGGTGGAACTATTACCAAAAGCTCATGCTAAAAAACATATAATCTTGATTATAAAAACGTTAGCAGGCACATGCCAAACTATTGCAAATTAGGCTACTATAGAAGCCAGAAAGCCAAAATATTACAAATCTACAAAATTATACTGCCCAAGCAATGGAAAAACTCAATCAAGCACAACAGTAATACAAATTCCATCTCTACTTTTCTAAACAAAAGACCATGTATAAAAGTAACTTAGTAAGATTATGCGCATCAATATCAGTAGAAGGCAATCCCTATAGTCAAGCAACATCAGCCTCGCAGAAGGAAAAAATGAGAAACTCCGATAGTCAAGCAATTGTCACTAA
It includes:
- the LOC113704027 gene encoding uncharacterized protein isoform X2; translation: MSSDTAKENASVVDSSVTEWKNDRNLDGPESHSYRSNEDGCQIGADEQVHSYEQRQNCSETKKGKPCNTRYFIIKSLNHQNIELSIEKGIWATQVMNEPILEEAFRNSGKVILIFSVNMSGFFQGYAQMMSSIGWRRDNVWSQGTGGNNPWGRTFKVKWLQLHDLPFQKTLHLKNPLNQYKPVKISRDCQELPQDIGEALCELLDGKDDVDVSLKRVEFSKVDLPLRRPCVEPSGSLRFEDFVPSVHMAPTLYPSLVYHHQAEASRFDQGYQRPSAGSHGNVRSDSDTSAQFIGWGKSTERSPLASSLTEDDLLEMTYEEYLEAHSRHNKKLYQSGAVPASNIQKSSVKAARFDDVKLGSSSKKRPRHRSPRR
- the LOC113704027 gene encoding uncharacterized protein isoform X1, which codes for MSSDTAKENASVVDSSVTEWKNDRNLDGPVLSESHSYRSNEDGCQIGADEQVHSYEQRQNCSETKKGKPCNTRYFIIKSLNHQNIELSIEKGIWATQVMNEPILEEAFRNSGKVILIFSVNMSGFFQGYAQMMSSIGWRRDNVWSQGTGGNNPWGRTFKVKWLQLHDLPFQKTLHLKNPLNQYKPVKISRDCQELPQDIGEALCELLDGKDDVDVSLKRVEFSKVDLPLRRPCVEPSGSLRFEDFVPSVHMAPTLYPSLVYHHQAEASRFDQGYQRPSAGSHGNVRSDSDTSAQFIGWGKSTERSPLASSLTEDDLLEMTYEEYLEAHSRHNKKLYQSGAVPASNIQKSSVKAARFDDVKLGSSSKKRPRHRSPRR
- the LOC113704027 gene encoding uncharacterized protein isoform X5; this translates as MSSDTAKENASVVDSSVTEWKNDRNLDGPVLSESHSYRSNEDGCQIGADEQVHSYEQRQNCSETKKGKPCNTRYFIIKSLNHQNIELSIEKGIWATQVMNEPILEEAFRNSGKVILIFSVNMSGFFQGYAQMMSSIGWRRDNVWSQGTGGNNPWGRTFKVKWLQLHDLPFQKTLHLKNPLNQYKPVKISRDCQELPQDIGEALCELLDGKDDVDVSLKRVEFSKVDLPLRRPCVEPSGSLRFEDFVPSVHMAPTLYPSLVYHHQAEASRFDQGYQRPSAGSHGNVRSDSDTSAQFIGWGKSTERSPLASSLTEDDLLEMGAVPASNIQKSSVKAARFDDVKLGSSSKKRPRHRSPRR
- the LOC113704027 gene encoding uncharacterized protein isoform X4 — encoded protein: MSSDTAKENASVVDSSVTEWKNDRNLDGPESHSYRSNEDGCQIGADEQVHSYEQRQNCSETKKGKPCNTRYFIIKSLNHQNIELSIEKGIWATQVMNEPILEEAFRNSGKVILIFSVNMSGFFQGYAQMMSSIGWRRDNVWSQGTGGNNPWGRTFKVKWLQLHDLPFQKTLHLKNPLNQYKPVKISRDCQELPQDIGEALCELLDGKDDVDVSLKRVEFSKVDLPLRRPCVEPSGSLRFEDFVPSVHMAPTLYPSLVYHHQAEASRFDQGYQRPSAGSHGNVRSDSDTSAQFIGWGKSTERSPLASSLTEDDLLEMTYEEYLEAHSRHNKKLYQSDIGDLFPQKTLSPVKIYDTRCCASLQHSKIIS
- the LOC113704027 gene encoding uncharacterized protein isoform X3, with amino-acid sequence MSSDTAKENASVVDSSVTEWKNDRNLDGPVLSESHSYRSNEDGCQIGADEQVHSYEQRQNCSETKKGKPCNTRYFIIKSLNHQNIELSIEKGIWATQVMNEPILEEAFRNSGKVILIFSVNMSGFFQGYAQMMSSIGWRRDNVWSQGTGGNNPWGRTFKVKWLQLHDLPFQKTLHLKNPLNQYKPVKISRDCQELPQDIGEALCELLDGKDDVDVSLKRVEFSKVDLPLRRPCVEPSGSLRFEDFVPSVHMAPTLYPSLVYHHQAEASRFDQGYQRPSAGSHGNVRSDSDTSAQFIGWGKSTERSPLASSLTEDDLLEMTYEEYLEAHSRHNKKLYQSDIGDLFPQKTLSPVKIYDTRCCASLQHSKIIS